Proteins found in one Triticum urartu cultivar G1812 chromosome 4, Tu2.1, whole genome shotgun sequence genomic segment:
- the LOC125553559 gene encoding polygalacturonase-like: protein MPARRRTSLALLAHLCVSLASAASYSVVDYGAVADGRTDCAGAFLRAWAAACGTEGEGPAAVVVPAGEFLVSRARFSGPCRSGAVAVSIAGTVLAPVPYAGAQLWIVFQNVDGVSVIGGTLDGRGQAYWACRRAGGGSSCPAATRSLTIYRSRNVVIQGLTSVNSAGIHVTVQASTGVAIVDTVVSAPGDSPNTDGIHIKQSSDITIRNAVVGTGDDCISMVEGSSDVWIQGVTCGPGHGISIGSLGDTPEQVAVRNITVKAVTLAGTTNGLRIKSWAKANSGLVDGVAFSDVVMRNVRNPIIVDQNYCPGNVSCPTEGSGIKITNVSYTDVEGTSATPVAVRFNCSPSQPCTGITMRNVWLGYGERRRAAESFCRNAYGVAYGHVVPPSCLAHQEMFCYK from the exons ATGCCGGCACGACGGCGCACCAGCCTTGCTCTCCTCGCCCACCTGTGCGTGTCGCTCGCCTCCGCGGCGTCCTACAGCGTCGTCGACTACGGCGCCGTGGCCGACGGCCGGACAGACTGCGCAGGGGCGTTCCTCCGCGCGTGGGCCGCGGCGTGCGGCACGGAAGGCGAGGGCCCGGCCGCGGTGGTCGTGCCGGCAGGCGAGTTCTTGGTTTCCAGGGCGAGGTTCAGCGGGCCGTGCAGGAGCGGCGCGGTGGCCGTGAGCATCGCGGGCACGGTGCTCGCGCCCGTGCCGTACGCCGGCGCGCAGCTCTGGATCGTGTTCCAGAACGTGGACGGGGTGTCCGTCATCGGAGGCACGCTCGACGGCAGGGGCCAGGCGTACTGGGCGTGCCGGAGAGCCGGCGGCGGCTCCTCTTGCCCCGCCGCCACCAGG TCGTTGACGATCTACCGGTCGAGGAACGTGGTGATCCAAGGCCTGACGTCGGTGAACAGCGCGGGCATACACGTCACCGTGCAGGCGAGCACCGGCGTGGCGATAGTGGACACGGTGGTGTCGGCGCCGGGGGACAGCCCCAACACCGACGGCATCCACATCAAGCAGTCGAGCGACATCACCATCCGGAACGCTGTCGTCGGTACCGGCGACGACTGCATCTCCATGGTCGAGGGCTCGTCGGACGTCTGGATTCAGGGCGTCACGTGCGGCCCTGGGCACGGCATCAG TATTGGGAGCCTGGGAGACACGCCGGAGCAGGTGGCCGTGCGGAACATCACCGTGAAGGCCGTGACGCTCGCCGGGACGACCAACGGGCTGCGGATCAAGTCGTGGGCCAAGGCCAACAGCGGGCTCGTCGACGGCGTCGCCTTCTCGGACGTGGTCATGAGGAACGTCCGCAACCCGATTATCGTCGACCAGAACTACTGCCCCGGCAACGTCAGCTGCCCCACCGAG GGATCGGGGATCAAGATCACCAACGTGTCATACACGGACGTCGAGGGGACGTCGGCGACGCCGGTGGCGGTGCGGTTCAACTGCAGCCCGAGCCAGCCGTGCACCGGAATCACCATGCGGAACGTTTGGCTGGGCTACGGGGAGCGGCGGCGAGCGGCCGAGTCCTTTTGCCGGAACGCGTATGGGGTTGCGTATGGGCACGTTGTCCCGCCGAGTTGCCTGGCCCACCAGGAAATGTTTTGCTACAAGTGA